The genomic stretch CTTACCTAAAGCGCAGTCTTGGTTGATTTTGTACCTATGATGAGTGGTTAACATTGGTGTAGGAAGGGGTGAATGTTGTTGGGTTTGAAGTCCCAGCATCACCAGATTCAAGCTACAGTAACCCTATTCCTGGAAATGAAGATGAAGCTCGGGAACCCCCATTGGTTCCTCCTCATTTGCAGCACACATTACTGAGCTTCCCGCCGAGCCACGACGACTCCAGCAGCCTCCCTCTGCCCCAACCCGTGGTACTCAACCACCTCTACATAGAAAAGGAGAACTCGAGGTCTGTCGTTGCCCTGGGGATCACGCACCGGTTTAAGGCGAAGTTTGTCACGGTCGTGCTTTACAAGCCAGTACAGAGGCGGTAGGGTGGTGAACATTTGTGTACACCGTGTTCTCCtcctcccattggattgtggcgaCCTGCCAAACGGATAGAACCCCACTGTTGTAGTCCTGCAGAAACAGAAAGAAAGAGATACCTCGACTGTCCATCATTCTCAAATGATTTGGTCATGTACTTAATTGACTGCTGCTGgtcgtgatgatgatgatgatggtctaGTGGAATGATGTTTGTCATCTTTGCTTCTTTTGACCCATCGATGAAACCCGATCGCGAATGGATGAGGCTTGATCATGAAACAATGAAATCGTGCAATCCATGCATAGGAAAAATAATTAAGGTAAGACAATTTTATCAGTTTGCTGAGAAAAAGAATACTAGGAGTCGAGCAGATAAAAGCTGAGGATTTGTTTGGTTTATGAATGCAATAATACAGAGAGGTTCACATTAGCTTATAAAGTAGGAAAGCATCTTGGCCTGCCAATTACTTACTGTAGTATTTTCTCAATACTATTGTGGATATTCTTATATTGTATAGGGAAGGTAGGTATTTAAAATGGAAAGAGGGTTCCAAGAAAAAGAAGTTCTGCATATTCGCCTTTCTCGCTGTTAAAATATATTCCTTGCCCTTCTCCACTAGACAGAGCTTTTGGTTAAAAGTTAGTTGGTTCATGCAATTTTGTATGGTACCCGAGTTAAGAGGTATCAAGTCGACCCACTATCAATAGAAATAGCCTTCATCGATCTTCACATCTACTAAGCCTTAGCCTATACATAAACATGAGTGCTGAAATATATCCCCTGTCCTTCTCTATCGGCTTGGCCTTCTAGATGGGGATAGCTGGCCGATTCATCCAATTCTACACTTTCTTCTTGGCATCATAAACATAAACAG from Lolium rigidum isolate FL_2022 chromosome 4, APGP_CSIRO_Lrig_0.1, whole genome shotgun sequence encodes the following:
- the LOC124649379 gene encoding SNF1-related protein kinase regulatory subunit beta-3 → MDRQVRDDHEGVNVVGFEVPASPDSSYSNPIPGNEDEAREPPLVPPHLQHTLLSFPPSHDDSSSLPLPQPVVLNHLYIEKENSRSVVALGITHRFKAKFVTVVLYKPVQRR